A section of the Metabacillus endolithicus genome encodes:
- a CDS encoding aldo/keto reductase gives MRKRQLGKSDLFVSEVGLGCMSLGTEEKHALSLVDRAINLGINYLDTADLYDAGVNEELVGKAIKHRRNEIILATKVGNKWKEDKTGWTWDPSKAYIKTAVKDSLRRLQTDYIDLYQLHGGTIEDHIDETIEAFEELKQEGVIRYYGISSIRPNVIKEYLSKSNIVSIMMQYSLLDRRPEEWFSTIKEHNVSVIARGPLAKGLLTKKPLGEKSTSKGYLTYSEAELKNVLPMLEQVDSNHTMTELALQYCLHQDVVGTVIPGASKLEQLIENAEAGSAGRLSQQTYEDLQTLTKFDKYEQHR, from the coding sequence TTGCGAAAAAGACAACTCGGTAAATCTGATTTATTTGTGAGTGAAGTTGGCCTTGGTTGTATGTCACTAGGTACAGAGGAAAAACATGCCCTTTCACTTGTTGATAGGGCGATTAACTTGGGAATTAATTATTTAGACACAGCTGATTTATATGATGCAGGTGTTAACGAGGAGCTTGTTGGCAAAGCGATTAAACATCGACGCAACGAAATAATCTTAGCCACAAAAGTCGGAAACAAGTGGAAAGAAGATAAAACAGGCTGGACATGGGATCCATCTAAGGCATATATAAAAACTGCTGTCAAAGACAGTTTAAGACGTCTACAGACAGATTATATTGACCTTTATCAGTTACATGGAGGCACAATTGAAGATCATATTGATGAGACGATTGAAGCTTTCGAAGAATTAAAGCAAGAAGGTGTCATCCGATATTATGGTATTTCCTCTATTCGCCCTAATGTGATTAAGGAATATCTGAGCAAATCGAACATTGTGTCAATTATGATGCAATACAGCTTATTGGATCGTCGTCCAGAAGAATGGTTTTCTACCATAAAAGAGCATAATGTAAGTGTCATTGCCCGCGGTCCGCTTGCAAAAGGACTTCTTACAAAAAAACCTTTAGGAGAAAAATCAACATCTAAAGGCTACTTAACTTATTCAGAGGCTGAGCTAAAAAATGTATTACCTATGTTAGAACAAGTAGACTCTAACCATACTATGACTGAACTAGCTTTACAATATTGTCTACATCAAGATGTAGTTGGTACTGTGATACCAGGTGCTAGCAAGTTAGAGCAATTAATTGAAAATGCTGAAGCAGGATCTGCAGGAAGACTATCACAGCAAACCTATGAAGACCTTCAAACACTCACAAAATTTGATAAATATGAACAGCATCGTTAA
- a CDS encoding YqkE family protein gives MKKSNKKKKDDPAVSLSDHLNNDLLEQLKAVKKDLTKEHEEKEAALERKRIEERKQREKNKSFEELFNESSLSWKEFK, from the coding sequence ATGAAGAAATCAAACAAAAAGAAAAAGGATGATCCAGCTGTATCTTTATCAGATCATTTAAATAATGATCTTTTAGAACAATTAAAGGCCGTAAAAAAGGATTTAACAAAAGAGCATGAAGAAAAAGAGGCGGCTCTTGAGCGTAAACGGATTGAGGAGAGAAAGCAAAGGGAGAAAAATAAAAGTTTTGAAGAGCTTTTTAATGAAAGCTCACTATCATGGAAAGAGTTCAAATAA
- a CDS encoding alpha/beta hydrolase, protein MKKIFATILIILSYVLIVGFFFTNKMMYIKKKKDEDIINRETKYGFYHQKDFDSLDKRDFSITSQFGYQIKGALYEPHHTNRYIIICHGVTVNRLNSVKYMNLFIQKNWNVLIYDHRRHGESGGKTTSYGHYEKFDLQTVVNWLKNEVGESLILGIHGESMGAVTTLLYGGMVEDGADFYIADCPFSELEAQLLYRLKVEFNIPGFLVMPIAKPFVKLRDRYSLKDVSPLSIINNIHHPVLFIHSKDDDYIPVDMTKQLYDKKKGYRKLYIAEKGSHAMSYAENREKYSEVIDEFFEDIGVVSNVQLGPTGNSI, encoded by the coding sequence ATGAAAAAAATATTTGCGACTATCCTAATTATCCTTTCGTATGTTTTAATTGTTGGCTTTTTCTTTACGAATAAGATGATGTACATCAAAAAGAAGAAAGATGAAGACATCATTAACAGGGAAACAAAATATGGTTTTTATCATCAAAAAGATTTTGACTCTCTTGATAAAAGAGATTTCTCTATTACTTCTCAATTCGGTTATCAAATTAAGGGAGCTCTTTATGAACCACATCATACTAATCGGTACATTATTATTTGTCATGGTGTAACAGTTAATCGGCTAAATTCAGTTAAATATATGAATTTGTTTATTCAAAAGAACTGGAATGTATTAATTTACGATCATCGACGCCATGGTGAAAGTGGAGGTAAAACCACAAGCTATGGTCACTATGAAAAATTTGACCTTCAGACTGTTGTTAACTGGCTAAAAAATGAGGTTGGTGAATCACTTATTTTAGGTATACATGGCGAATCTATGGGAGCAGTTACTACTTTACTTTATGGTGGAATGGTTGAGGATGGAGCTGACTTTTACATAGCCGATTGTCCGTTTTCTGAACTGGAAGCTCAACTTCTTTATCGCCTTAAAGTCGAATTTAATATTCCTGGTTTTTTGGTTATGCCAATTGCTAAACCATTCGTTAAGCTTCGTGACCGGTATTCACTTAAAGATGTTTCCCCACTTAGCATAATAAATAATATCCATCATCCTGTCCTATTTATTCATAGTAAGGATGATGATTACATACCTGTTGATATGACGAAGCAGCTATATGATAAGAAAAAAGGCTATAGAAAGCTCTATATTGCTGAAAAGGGATCCCACGCAATGTCATATGCTGAAAATCGAGAGAAATATTCCGAAGTAATTGATGAGTTTTTTGAGGATATTGGTGTAGTCTCTAATGTGCAGCTAGGCCCTACTGGTAATTCTATTTAA
- a CDS encoding alanine/glycine:cation symporter family protein — protein MTIIENIINGTNTLLWSYVLIIMLIGAGIYFTVRTKFVQFRMIGEMVRLLGEGATANKKGVSSFQAFCISTASRVGTGNLAGVAIAITTGGPGAVFWMWLIALIGSASAFVESTLAQIYKIKDGDTFRGGPAYYMEKALNARWMGVTFAVLITLTFGLAFNSVQANTITSAFHSSFGINKVLIAIILSIITAIIIFGGIKRIAKVSEIIVPIMAGAYILVALFIMLTNITEIPSVFILIFESAFGLKEAAGGALGAAMMNGIKRGLFSNEAGMGSSPNAAATADVSHPVKQGLIQALGVFVDTIIICSSTAFIILLSGLYTSQESDGIILTQQALETSIGSWAGIFLAFIVLMFAFSSIVGNYYYGESNIEFINQKKVYLIIYRIAVVFMVAFGSLASLNFVWSLADMFMGLMAIINLIAISILGKIAFSALNDYTKQKANGIDPVFDKTSIKGLKNVEAWEKPLEKS, from the coding sequence ATGACAATAATTGAAAATATCATTAATGGAACAAATACATTGTTATGGTCATATGTATTAATCATTATGTTAATTGGCGCAGGAATTTACTTTACTGTCCGAACAAAATTCGTTCAATTTCGAATGATAGGTGAAATGGTTCGCTTATTAGGTGAAGGTGCAACCGCAAATAAGAAGGGTGTTTCATCTTTTCAGGCATTTTGTATTAGTACTGCCTCACGTGTTGGTACTGGTAACCTAGCTGGTGTTGCCATCGCCATTACAACAGGAGGACCAGGAGCTGTTTTTTGGATGTGGCTGATTGCCTTAATTGGCTCTGCATCTGCATTTGTTGAAAGCACACTTGCTCAAATTTATAAAATAAAAGATGGCGACACATTCCGTGGTGGTCCGGCCTATTACATGGAAAAAGCACTAAATGCTCGTTGGATGGGTGTTACCTTCGCTGTATTGATAACGCTAACTTTCGGCTTAGCTTTTAACTCTGTTCAGGCAAACACAATTACAAGTGCTTTCCACTCCTCTTTTGGAATTAACAAGGTTTTAATTGCTATTATTTTATCTATTATCACAGCGATTATTATCTTTGGTGGAATTAAAAGAATTGCAAAGGTATCTGAAATTATTGTACCAATTATGGCAGGAGCTTATATTCTCGTTGCACTATTTATTATGCTAACAAATATCACCGAAATCCCAAGTGTTTTTATTTTAATATTCGAAAGCGCCTTTGGTCTTAAAGAGGCTGCAGGTGGTGCTTTAGGTGCTGCAATGATGAATGGAATCAAACGAGGACTGTTTTCAAACGAAGCAGGGATGGGGAGCTCACCTAATGCTGCTGCTACCGCGGATGTCAGTCACCCTGTTAAACAAGGTTTAATTCAAGCACTTGGGGTGTTTGTTGATACGATTATTATTTGTAGTTCAACAGCATTTATCATCTTGTTATCAGGTCTTTATACCTCACAAGAATCAGATGGTATTATCCTAACACAACAAGCACTAGAAACATCTATAGGTTCATGGGCTGGAATTTTCCTTGCGTTTATCGTTCTTATGTTCGCATTCAGTTCTATTGTTGGAAATTACTATTACGGAGAATCCAATATTGAATTTATTAATCAAAAAAAGGTCTATCTTATTATTTATCGTATAGCTGTTGTATTTATGGTTGCTTTTGGATCATTAGCTTCCTTAAACTTCGTGTGGAGTTTAGCCGATATGTTTATGGGTCTAATGGCAATTATTAATTTAATCGCCATTTCGATACTTGGCAAAATCGCATTTTCTGCACTTAACGACTATACAAAACAAAAAGCAAACGGAATAGATCCAGTCTTTGATAAAACCTCTATTAAAGGTTTAAAAAATGTTGAAGCATGGGAAAAGCCTTTAGAAAAATCGTAA
- a CDS encoding DUF2552 family protein, with translation MKDRLTSIKNVALNKTWVSFLNENHPYSLLHWSIGGSHEDTKDVWLLQDEMSFEAQEFPTIDEALQWIEENMKNISDVLG, from the coding sequence ATGAAGGATCGATTAACTTCCATCAAAAATGTAGCTTTAAATAAAACATGGGTATCCTTTTTAAATGAAAACCATCCATATAGTCTTCTTCACTGGTCAATTGGTGGATCTCATGAAGACACGAAGGACGTTTGGCTTCTGCAAGACGAGATGTCTTTTGAGGCACAGGAATTTCCTACGATAGACGAAGCGCTTCAATGGATTGAAGAAAACATGAAGAATATTTCAGACGTCTTAGGCTAG
- a CDS encoding iron-sulfur cluster biosynthesis family protein, whose protein sequence is MQVTFTDEAIQQLEPKLAENNERLLKIKYDTEGCGCVMSGVTALWLVEEQDHDDVNIETNYVPLVVERTKMVFLDDQLTISYNESAKSFMLKSPSQILNPRMSLVVK, encoded by the coding sequence ATGCAGGTGACTTTTACAGATGAAGCTATACAACAACTAGAACCAAAATTAGCTGAAAATAATGAGCGGTTGTTAAAAATAAAATACGATACTGAAGGTTGTGGCTGCGTCATGAGCGGTGTAACAGCATTGTGGCTTGTTGAAGAACAAGATCATGATGATGTGAATATAGAGACAAATTATGTGCCTTTAGTAGTAGAAAGAACGAAAATGGTCTTTTTAGATGATCAGCTAACGATTTCTTATAACGAGTCAGCTAAAAGCTTCATGTTAAAAAGTCCCTCACAAATATTAAATCCACGTATGAGTTTAGTTGTAAAGTGA
- a CDS encoding YolD-like family protein produces the protein MIRDRGNIKWTSMMLPEHVKLLRDWSEEDTYQEKPELDEQQLEQLNETICQAMEEHTELVFTYYKDHFLHTCTGYVHYIDPIQHTLRIINEKTGDRQQLPIQTIVDLKQK, from the coding sequence ATGATACGGGATAGAGGAAATATAAAATGGACATCTATGATGCTCCCTGAACATGTTAAGCTTTTACGAGACTGGTCGGAAGAAGATACCTATCAGGAGAAACCGGAACTTGATGAACAGCAACTTGAACAATTGAATGAAACCATTTGTCAGGCAATGGAAGAGCACACAGAACTTGTGTTTACCTATTATAAGGATCATTTTCTTCATACGTGCACAGGTTATGTACATTATATTGATCCCATTCAGCATACTTTGCGTATTATAAATGAGAAAACCGGTGATCGTCAGCAGCTGCCGATTCAAACAATTGTAGATTTGAAACAAAAGTAA
- a CDS encoding GDSL-type esterase/lipase family protein gives METNQSCLTYIALGDSLTVGVGASFLAPGFVGRYVRLSEEKLNAHVCAGIYAKSGIETGGVLQIVESPELHRKIEHANIITISAGGNDLIQASKEFVESRDTTDLAQSVKECHNNMVKIMETIHELKKDCGVPFIIYLLNLYNPLPEIALADKWVRFFNRHLNSFDNGKTIRVADIYSVFKDRQDDLLSRDHIHPNNLGYQEIAHTLAQLGYPKAFH, from the coding sequence GTGGAAACAAATCAGTCCTGTTTAACATATATAGCTTTAGGAGATTCCTTGACAGTTGGAGTAGGAGCATCATTTCTAGCACCTGGATTTGTTGGACGTTATGTAAGATTAAGTGAGGAAAAGCTAAATGCCCACGTATGTGCTGGTATTTACGCAAAATCTGGTATAGAAACAGGCGGTGTTTTACAAATTGTAGAGAGTCCAGAGCTGCATCGGAAAATCGAACATGCCAACATTATTACCATCTCAGCTGGAGGAAACGATTTAATTCAAGCAAGCAAAGAATTTGTGGAATCCCGTGATACAACAGACCTAGCTCAATCTGTAAAAGAGTGTCATAACAATATGGTGAAAATAATGGAAACCATTCATGAATTAAAAAAGGATTGTGGTGTTCCTTTTATCATTTATTTGCTGAATCTTTATAATCCATTGCCGGAAATTGCACTTGCAGATAAATGGGTTCGTTTTTTTAATCGTCATTTAAACAGCTTTGATAATGGAAAAACAATTCGAGTTGCAGATATTTACTCGGTGTTTAAAGACCGACAAGATGATCTTTTATCTAGAGATCATATCCATCCAAATAATCTCGGATATCAAGAGATTGCTCATACATTAGCTCAATTAGGCTATCCGAAAGCTTTTCACTAG
- a CDS encoding YqzH family protein — protein sequence MEEKILLKMLRKSFLQYGRNLNEDPLSSEDSAYLLKKIAADKNDDTEWYEVIEDAVYSYVTNQE from the coding sequence ATGGAAGAAAAGATACTTTTAAAAATGCTTCGGAAAAGCTTTTTACAATACGGAAGAAATCTTAATGAAGATCCATTATCAAGTGAGGATTCAGCTTATTTACTCAAAAAGATAGCCGCGGATAAAAACGATGATACAGAATGGTATGAGGTTATAGAGGATGCTGTCTATAGCTATGTAACAAATCAAGAATAA
- a CDS encoding TRM11 family SAM-dependent methyltransferase: MAQQHNKFIYTFTCHEDELSLCRLEMRSLFGFDTDSSLIESTVKIDPSRSPFINERIDVLYRADSLAEIAQQLKGLSIEGATFKVLFIEHADLAGYTKVSFDERRKIEREIGQQIIGKVDLVHPNLMFAIMKCQDSWVFGQYIKSESIWFLHQNKPKNYSTALSTRVARAVVNIAVPEVDNIKAIDPCCGSGTVLVEALSMGINIVGSDNNPLVCPIARENIAYFGLKGEVSLKDILDVTGFYDVAIIDMPYNLCSVLDPDKQLDMLRSARSFARKVVVVTIETIDYLIEKAGFEIVDRGVAKKGSFTRQILVCE, encoded by the coding sequence TTGGCTCAACAACATAATAAATTTATCTATACATTTACTTGTCATGAAGATGAGCTTTCACTATGCCGGCTTGAGATGCGCTCACTTTTTGGGTTTGATACTGATTCTAGTTTAATAGAGAGTACTGTAAAAATCGATCCGAGCCGCAGTCCGTTTATTAACGAAAGAATTGATGTTTTGTATAGAGCGGATTCTCTAGCGGAGATTGCTCAGCAATTAAAGGGATTGAGTATAGAAGGTGCCACGTTTAAAGTTCTTTTCATTGAACATGCTGATTTGGCTGGTTATACAAAAGTAAGTTTTGATGAAAGGCGTAAAATCGAACGTGAAATTGGGCAACAAATAATAGGTAAAGTTGATTTAGTTCACCCTAATTTAATGTTTGCTATTATGAAGTGTCAAGATAGCTGGGTATTTGGCCAATATATCAAAAGTGAATCGATTTGGTTTTTACATCAAAATAAACCTAAAAATTATTCAACGGCTTTAAGCACAAGGGTCGCGAGAGCTGTTGTTAATATTGCTGTCCCTGAGGTAGATAATATTAAAGCAATTGATCCTTGTTGCGGGTCCGGTACAGTTTTAGTAGAAGCGTTATCAATGGGGATTAACATTGTTGGGAGTGACAATAATCCACTTGTATGTCCGATTGCCCGAGAAAATATTGCTTATTTTGGTTTAAAAGGGGAGGTTAGTTTAAAGGACATTCTTGATGTGACTGGTTTTTACGATGTAGCTATTATTGATATGCCCTATAATCTCTGCTCAGTTCTAGACCCAGATAAGCAGCTTGACATGCTCCGAAGTGCCCGTAGCTTCGCTAGGAAAGTTGTTGTTGTGACAATTGAAACTATTGATTATTTAATAGAAAAGGCAGGGTTTGAAATTGTTGATCGTGGTGTTGCGAAAAAGGGAAGTTTTACGAGACAAATTCTTGTTTGTGAATAG
- a CDS encoding DUF4440 domain-containing protein → MEANNILRDQIYNLEEQLLNPAIRTSPIELNKLLADDFFEFGSSGNIWTKVDCLNDGGLTVRDMELYDFTLHPLSTDVVLTTYKINDATRKQKTLRSSIWKYKKGHWQMYFHQGTPTDSN, encoded by the coding sequence ATTGAAGCTAACAATATTTTACGAGATCAAATCTATAATCTAGAAGAGCAGCTGTTGAATCCTGCTATTCGAACATCTCCTATTGAATTAAACAAGCTGCTTGCAGATGACTTTTTTGAATTTGGAAGTTCAGGGAACATTTGGACAAAAGTAGATTGTCTTAATGATGGGGGCTTGACTGTCCGTGATATGGAACTGTATGATTTTACTTTGCATCCCTTGTCAACAGATGTTGTTTTGACTACTTATAAAATAAACGATGCAACAAGAAAACAAAAGACCTTACGGAGTTCGATTTGGAAATATAAAAAAGGTCACTGGCAAATGTATTTTCATCAGGGAACACCAACTGATTCAAACTAA
- a CDS encoding SDR family NAD(P)-dependent oxidoreductase: protein MNSRIQGCYVAITGASSGIGEKIAIECAKNGAHLVLLARREEVLAKLSERIKLDYGVSCHYYSLDVQDLQSIQTVFSTIERDVGFVDILVNNAGFGIFNEVLHSSLDEMKSMFEVNVFGLVASTKMVLPAMMKRRKGHIINIASQAGKIATPKSSLYSASKHAVLGFTNSLRMEVKQHGIFVTSVNPGPIKTNFFTIADKQGDYVKNVERWMLDPNKVARIIVASMLTPRREINLPPWMNAGSTLYQVMPRLFEKLAGKAFFKK from the coding sequence ATGAATTCTCGTATACAGGGGTGCTATGTGGCTATTACCGGTGCTTCTAGTGGAATTGGTGAAAAGATTGCAATCGAATGTGCGAAAAATGGTGCTCATCTTGTTTTGCTTGCTAGAAGAGAAGAAGTTTTGGCAAAGCTTTCTGAGCGTATTAAACTGGATTATGGTGTTTCATGTCACTATTATTCATTGGATGTTCAAGATCTTCAATCAATTCAAACTGTTTTTTCAACGATTGAACGCGATGTGGGTTTCGTTGATATTCTTGTTAATAATGCTGGATTTGGTATTTTTAATGAAGTTCTTCATTCTTCATTAGATGAAATGAAAAGCATGTTTGAAGTGAATGTCTTTGGTCTAGTTGCCAGCACAAAGATGGTGCTGCCAGCTATGATGAAAAGAAGAAAGGGACATATTATCAATATTGCTTCACAGGCAGGGAAAATTGCAACACCAAAATCAAGTTTATACTCTGCTAGTAAACATGCCGTTTTAGGTTTTACAAACAGTTTAAGAATGGAAGTTAAGCAGCATGGGATTTTTGTTACCTCTGTAAATCCTGGACCGATTAAAACAAACTTTTTCACAATTGCTGATAAACAAGGAGACTATGTGAAAAATGTTGAACGTTGGATGCTCGATCCAAATAAGGTTGCTCGCATTATTGTGGCTTCTATGCTGACTCCAAGGCGGGAAATTAATTTACCGCCTTGGATGAATGCGGGAAGCACCCTTTACCAGGTAATGCCGAGACTTTTTGAAAAACTAGCAGGAAAAGCATTTTTTAAGAAATAA
- a CDS encoding MBL fold metallo-hydrolase, translated as MNQTTQAKQILKIILPTPFPVGDVNVYLIKGERLTLVDAGPKTEEAWLSFQHQLKEYGYTPDDIEQIIVTHHHPDHVGMLDYFDHNIPVFGHPFNKPWLKKDEGFLQAQARYFEQLFLIFGLNENFLPSIQKLNDTLEYSCNRKLHHELVEGMEIAGLPGWLVMETPGHAQSHIVLYEEKTGILVGGDLLLKDISPNPLLEPPMIEGAIGRPKPQLQLNNSISKLLDLSLSIVYPGHGENIEHAHELIAYRLKKQAERAELVKGFLQKKHLTAFEVCKALFPTIYHKQLMLTMSETVGQLDYLEDNGQIKIDETNTPALYYAVEK; from the coding sequence ATGAACCAGACAACACAGGCTAAGCAAATTTTGAAAATCATTTTACCTACACCGTTTCCGGTGGGGGATGTAAATGTTTATTTAATCAAAGGAGAGCGTTTAACACTTGTGGATGCTGGACCTAAAACAGAAGAAGCGTGGCTTTCCTTTCAACATCAATTAAAGGAATATGGTTATACTCCAGATGACATTGAACAAATCATCGTTACACATCATCATCCAGATCATGTTGGTATGCTTGATTATTTTGACCATAACATTCCCGTATTTGGCCACCCCTTTAACAAGCCGTGGTTAAAAAAAGATGAAGGGTTTCTGCAGGCACAAGCACGGTATTTTGAACAACTTTTTCTCATCTTTGGATTAAATGAAAATTTCTTGCCTTCTATACAAAAATTGAACGACACCCTAGAATATTCGTGTAATCGAAAGTTACATCATGAGCTGGTAGAAGGAATGGAGATTGCTGGACTTCCCGGATGGCTGGTTATGGAAACCCCGGGTCATGCCCAGAGTCACATCGTGTTATATGAGGAAAAGACAGGTATACTAGTTGGGGGAGATTTATTATTAAAGGATATCTCTCCAAACCCTTTACTAGAACCACCAATGATTGAGGGAGCTATCGGAAGACCAAAGCCTCAGCTGCAGCTAAACAACTCAATTTCTAAATTGCTTGATTTGTCTCTATCTATTGTTTATCCAGGACATGGGGAAAATATTGAGCATGCTCATGAGCTTATTGCCTATCGTTTAAAAAAGCAAGCTGAAAGGGCGGAGCTTGTTAAAGGGTTCCTACAGAAAAAGCATCTAACCGCATTTGAAGTGTGTAAAGCACTTTTTCCTACTATATATCACAAGCAACTTATGCTTACTATGTCAGAGACAGTTGGACAGCTTGACTACCTTGAGGACAACGGTCAAATTAAAATTGATGAAACAAACACTCCAGCTCTTTATTATGCTGTAGAGAAATAG
- the proC gene encoding pyrroline-5-carboxylate reductase: protein MERIGFIGAGSMAEAMVAGLIKGNVFQAEQIIVSNRSNSDRLDELAAKYGIKTTHDKEQLVKDASIIVLAMKPKDVKAALDGVQTLIKDHLIVSVLAGISIQTIMAILGKKVSIVRAMPNTSAAIRKSATAIAGSDSVTMKQMKKCVSLFEAIGICKIVEENQLDAVTGLSGSGPAYIYYLVESMEKAAVEVGLDPFVARDLIVQTLLGASEMIAVSEKHPSQLRKEVTSPNGTTEAGISILKEKQVQEAIISCIRRATERSEELKAMFSEELVTNKK, encoded by the coding sequence ATGGAAAGAATCGGATTTATAGGAGCTGGCTCAATGGCTGAGGCCATGGTTGCAGGACTTATAAAAGGAAACGTGTTTCAAGCGGAGCAAATCATTGTGTCCAATCGTTCTAATTCAGATCGACTAGATGAATTAGCGGCAAAGTACGGCATAAAAACGACTCATGATAAAGAACAATTAGTAAAAGATGCTTCCATTATCGTACTAGCAATGAAACCTAAAGATGTAAAAGCTGCTCTTGACGGTGTGCAGACTTTAATCAAAGATCATCTGATTGTGTCTGTTTTAGCTGGGATTTCTATACAAACAATTATGGCTATTCTTGGAAAGAAAGTTTCTATCGTTAGGGCAATGCCCAATACATCAGCAGCTATCAGAAAATCAGCCACTGCCATTGCAGGAAGTGATTCTGTAACAATGAAGCAAATGAAAAAATGTGTATCTCTTTTTGAAGCAATTGGAATTTGTAAGATTGTTGAGGAGAATCAATTGGATGCTGTTACTGGGTTATCTGGAAGTGGTCCTGCCTATATTTATTATTTAGTAGAATCAATGGAAAAAGCTGCTGTTGAAGTAGGGTTAGATCCTTTTGTTGCCAGGGATTTAATTGTTCAAACCTTACTAGGGGCATCTGAAATGATTGCTGTCTCGGAAAAACATCCATCTCAGCTAAGGAAGGAAGTTACAAGTCCGAACGGCACTACAGAGGCAGGAATATCCATTTTAAAGGAAAAACAGGTACAGGAAGCGATCATATCATGTATCAGACGGGCAACAGAACGTTCAGAGGAATTAAAAGCAATGTTCTCTGAAGAGTTGGTCACTAATAAAAAGTAA
- a CDS encoding DUF3231 family protein: MSNFLEGTIDFIKTNLNNTTQRPLHIGEAMTLWTYSILLDEANAFCYIGKNTSDDQDIQKMLKDSIKNCAEQSNDVKQLMIKEGVPIPNATPPKPNSDTLGVPYGTKMSDEEIANGLIAKEIAAINLCNGTLTQAIRNDVGAMFLKFYNEKVNSLFIVKTTMLERGWLKVPPSFAVTGHPNSSEGNK, translated from the coding sequence ATGTCTAATTTCCTTGAAGGCACGATTGATTTTATCAAAACAAATCTAAATAATACAACACAACGACCACTACATATTGGTGAAGCAATGACTTTGTGGACTTACTCCATTTTACTTGATGAAGCAAATGCTTTTTGCTACATAGGAAAAAATACATCAGATGACCAAGATATACAAAAGATGTTAAAAGACAGTATTAAAAACTGTGCTGAACAATCAAACGATGTTAAACAGCTTATGATAAAAGAAGGTGTACCCATACCAAACGCAACTCCCCCAAAGCCAAACTCTGACACATTGGGCGTTCCTTATGGAACAAAGATGTCTGATGAAGAAATAGCAAATGGGTTAATTGCAAAAGAGATTGCAGCCATTAATTTATGTAATGGGACATTAACACAAGCTATCCGCAATGATGTGGGAGCTATGTTTTTGAAATTTTATAATGAAAAAGTGAATTCTTTATTTATTGTTAAAACAACCATGCTTGAAAGAGGCTGGTTAAAAGTTCCTCCATCTTTTGCAGTGACCGGACACCCTAATTCTTCTGAAGGAAATAAGTAA
- a CDS encoding cysteine-rich CWC family protein — translation MEGVNMKKCPLCQNDNQCTVSKEPETCWCMTESFPKELLTSALLKDSCICKKCVDDYKKK, via the coding sequence ATGGAAGGTGTAAATATGAAGAAGTGTCCCTTATGCCAAAATGATAATCAATGTACAGTTTCTAAAGAACCAGAAACATGTTGGTGCATGACTGAATCATTTCCAAAAGAACTACTAACATCTGCTTTATTAAAAGATTCGTGTATTTGTAAAAAATGTGTGGATGATTATAAGAAAAAATGA